TCGCCGCCGCAGACCTGCCGAGAATTCATCCCTGTGGATTGCCGGCTCTGCCGCGCTCTGTCTGGCCGCGCTGCTGACGAAAGAAACCGCCATCGTTTTGCCCGCAATCATTTTTGCCGTGACCCTGACCGCTCCACCCGCCAAAGCGAGCAATGAGGACATGGCGAAGGCGCGAAACGAAGCGCTTCGACTTCGCGCCGTTTCTGCGCTCCGCTGGACTCTTCCTTTCCTCGGCGCGACCGGCATCTATCTGCTGCTGCGAGTCAGCGCTCTCAATGGCCAACTGAGCCCTCGCACTCAGCACCTGCCTTGGAGTACGTTGCTACTCTCCTGGCCCGCCACTCTCTGGTTCTACGTCAAAGTGCTGCTTTGGCCGGTGCAGCCGCGGGCCTTCGCGGATCCCACCATCGCCGACTCTTTTTCTCTTCACGCTGTCCTGTTGCCGGGATTGGGCGTACTCTGCGCCGCAACGGTCCTGACGGCAGTTTGCGGCTGGGCTTGGCAAAAGGCTCGGCACGATCTCTCACAACCCGAGGCGGTCCGCATCCAGCTCGCGTTGCTGATCGGGAGCCTTCTCCTGGTGCTCCCGCTTCTGTTGACTTTAAACCTAAATTCCCTCGATCCCGGCGATTTTCTGCATGGCCGCTACACGTACCTTCCGTTGGCGGGACTCATGCTCGTTCTATCGGCCGCATACCACTTGGCCGGCAGAGGGCGCATCCTGCTTTTGTGCGCAGTTGGTCTATTAGCTGCCGCGTTCGCTGGATTCACGGTGCAGCAGGAAGCCATGTGGAAAGATGATTTGACAATCTTTACCGTAGCTCACCAGTACGCGCCCCACAATCAACCGGTGGCGCGGAATCTGACCAAAGCGCACGTGCAGGCCGCCCTCGAACTCGATGAAGAAGGCCAGTGCGATCAAGCCATGCCTATCTTCGAGCAGGCAATCGAGCAATTTCCCGAAGATTGGTTCGCATGGGCCGGTCGCGGGGAATGCCTGTTTAAGCTTGGCGATTTGCCGAAAGCGGAACAGTCGCTACGCCGCGCTTCCGAACTCTCCCATGAGCCCCGCGTGACCGAGGAATGGCAGCAAGTGCGTGCCCAGATGGGCCTGCCCTCCACACCGCCGCGCTAAGTCACCCCCATTCAGTAAGTAAAGCGAAATAACGTAGGGACGGACGCATTCGTCCGTCCGTCGAGCGCAGCTCGACCTACTTGCGCTTCCAGTCCGAGTAATAGGTGCCGCTCATGAGATAAGTCACGAGTTCCGGACTATTGCGCGACAGCGCGGTTTGCCATCGAAAGGCTCCCTGGAACGTGTTCTGTAGAAAGTAGTACGTCTTTCCCGCCTTAAGTTCCGTTTCAAATCCGTTCGCATTTTCCGACTGTGACACCAACTGATGCTGGCCCGGATCGAGATATGCGATGCTGTACGTTCCCTCTTTGTTCACAGCGATCACATGACCGTCGGCATGCAGCTTGAATTGATTTCCTTTTCCGGAATCGCGAGCAGCCAACGGCGGGCACACAACGACAATCGTTGCCTTATCCGGTTCGGCTTCGGGAAGGGGCCTTTCGCTCTTATTGATTTTCAGGGAATGCTTCGATTCAAAGTCGGCAAGGGTACGGCGATCGATGGGCTCCCCTTGTTCTTGAAATTCGCTCATAGTCACGCGGGAACCAAAAAGGCTCGTAGTCTTGTCGATCACTCTCGCAGACGAATCTTTCGGTACTTCGAGCAAAACTTGTTCGGTCTGGCCGCCATTCTTGTACTCGAGGTAGAGCCAGTAGTCGTTAACGTGCTGGCCGGAAATCACCGGCCCTATCATCGCGCCGGGAAGGCTGGCGGCGCTGATCAGCTGTGCCCAGCCTCCTCCTCGCATGTGAGTGGTCACCTCGAATACGATCTTCGTGACATCGTTATATGCAGCCTCGAATTTGTCCTGCACCTGGAATCGGTCATCGACAATACTCTTGTAAGAAAGTTTGTGATTGCCATCGTCAAAAGTGAGGACGCCGACCTTGTCCACCAGCACTCGGTCATTGGCACTGCGGTGGCGGCGAATCTTTACGTGGTTGAAGTTTTCTGTATCGGCTGCCAGGCACCCGGCGCTGACAGACAGTAAAGCAATCACGGCTGCGAATCGTCTCATTTTCCGTTCCCTCAGTGGTTCCTCCTCTCGTCCTCGGGTAGACTAGCCCGGGAGAACGAACCATGGCAACGCTTCCGCGCTCCACCAGCGCTAAGTATCTTATCGCTGTAATCTTCCTGGCCGGTGTAGTCGTCGCAAATTCTTTCGCCCAAACCGACGACTATCGCCCCACCCCCGAGAATCTGCAAGCCCGCCGTGAATTCCAGGACATGAAATTCGGCATGTTCATTCACTGGGGCGTCTACAGCGTGCTCGGCGACGGCGAATGGGTCTTCCACGACCGCCATCTCACTGTCGACGAATACAATCGCCTGCCTGCATTTTTCGATCCCGAAAAATTCGACGCCGCCACCTGGGTCGCTCTCGCCAAAGCCGCCGGCATGAAATACATCACCATCACTTCCCGCCATCATGACGGCTTCGCCATGTTCGACTCGAAAATCTCGGACTGGAACATCGTTGCCCGGACACCTTATAAGAAGGACCCTCTGAAACTGCTCGCCGACGAGTGCCATCGCCAGGGCATCAAGCTCTTCTTCTATTATTCGCAACTCGACTGGCATAATCCCGACTACTATCCACGCGGCCAGACGAACTGGAACAATGGCCGTCCCGACCACGGCGACTGGAACGCCTACCTCGACACCTACATGGACGGCCAGCTCCGCGAGCTGCTCACCAACTACGGCCCCATCGCCGGCATCTGGTTCGATGGCATGTGGGACAAGCCCGACGCCGACTGGCATCTCGCCAAAACTTACGCGCTGATTCATCAACTGCAACCCGCGGCGCTGATCATTCCTAACCACCATCAAACCCCGCGTCCCGGCGAAGACGTGCAAACTTTCGAGCGCGATCTCCCCGGCCAGAACACCGCCGGCTTCAACACAAAATATGTAAGCAGCGAAATCCCGCTTGAAAGTTCCGACACGCTCAACGGCGCCTGGGGATTCAACATCGGCGACAGCAACTATAAAAGTCCCGCCGACCTCGAGCGCAAACTGGTCCGCGCCGCCGGCAACAATTCCAATCTTCTGCTGAATATCGGACCGTACCCGAACGGCGAGATCGATCCCCAATTCGTCACGCGACTGCACGCTGTCGGCGAGTGGCTGGCAAAATATGGCGAATCGATCTACGGTACGCGCGGCGGCCCCATCCCTCCCGGTGACTGGGGAGTCACGACGCAGAAAGAAAACAAAGTTTACGTACACATCCTGAACTGGAGGGCCCCGCTGCTGGCGCTTCCGCCGATAACCGGCAAGATTGCATCGGCACACTATCTGCTAGCCGGCGACCCACTGAACGTAACCCAAACCGCGGACGGCGTAATCCTGAAGCTTCGCCCGCAAGGCCAAGACGAGACGGACCGCGTCATCGTTTTAACCCTGCCGAAATAGATTGGGAAAAGAAGCCGGCAAAAGCAAGAAAATGCGCCGGAAATCTCCGGCGCATTCCGGGTCGATGCAATTGTCTACATCGCTTCAACCAACAAATCGTTAGGGGACAATTTTGAAAACTACTCCGCAGCCCCCTCCCCCGCAGCCGGAGAGGTTGCCGCCGCTAACGTTTGTTCCATAAAGATTGCCTTCCGCATCCATAGCCAAATCCGCCGCCGGATACGCTCCGTCGGCCCCGCCAGTGAAGCTATACAGCACGGTTTCATGGCCGGACGGGTCTACTTTATAAACTGTTCCACTTGCGTAGGTCCCTCCCCGGTATGTCGTGCCATACAAATTGCCGACCGCGTCGCGAATCACACCGGCGTACGGATTGTACCCAGTCGTGGTTTCGCCAGTGAAAGCGTAGAGCACCGTTTCCACGCCGGACGA
This genomic stretch from Candidatus Sulfotelmatobacter sp. harbors:
- a CDS encoding tetratricopeptide repeat protein, with amino-acid sequence MGSPGIAFTQHVLTKMKISSRNREQKFSAAAKAEAGPSLSPRTTGIVAVALAAIVFAIYSSALNFQFVLDDHRFVGDPRIQWPGHVWEYFTSYVWAQVAGGPASFYRPLFVLWLRLNFILSGESPWGWHLLSIMKHLTVAALLALLVWKLLRDRVAALLAGTLFALHPAQVESVAWVTVPDPVMSAAILGSLLLYLKYSEPSSADQSVIGRSLKKSRRRRPAENSSLWIAGSAALCLAALLTKETAIVLPAIIFAVTLTAPPAKASNEDMAKARNEALRLRAVSALRWTLPFLGATGIYLLLRVSALNGQLSPRTQHLPWSTLLLSWPATLWFYVKVLLWPVQPRAFADPTIADSFSLHAVLLPGLGVLCAATVLTAVCGWAWQKARHDLSQPEAVRIQLALLIGSLLLVLPLLLTLNLNSLDPGDFLHGRYTYLPLAGLMLVLSAAYHLAGRGRILLLCAVGLLAAAFAGFTVQQEAMWKDDLTIFTVAHQYAPHNQPVARNLTKAHVQAALELDEEGQCDQAMPIFEQAIEQFPEDWFAWAGRGECLFKLGDLPKAEQSLRRASELSHEPRVTEEWQQVRAQMGLPSTPPR
- a CDS encoding alpha-L-fucosidase, producing MATLPRSTSAKYLIAVIFLAGVVVANSFAQTDDYRPTPENLQARREFQDMKFGMFIHWGVYSVLGDGEWVFHDRHLTVDEYNRLPAFFDPEKFDAATWVALAKAAGMKYITITSRHHDGFAMFDSKISDWNIVARTPYKKDPLKLLADECHRQGIKLFFYYSQLDWHNPDYYPRGQTNWNNGRPDHGDWNAYLDTYMDGQLRELLTNYGPIAGIWFDGMWDKPDADWHLAKTYALIHQLQPAALIIPNHHQTPRPGEDVQTFERDLPGQNTAGFNTKYVSSEIPLESSDTLNGAWGFNIGDSNYKSPADLERKLVRAAGNNSNLLLNIGPYPNGEIDPQFVTRLHAVGEWLAKYGESIYGTRGGPIPPGDWGVTTQKENKVYVHILNWRAPLLALPPITGKIASAHYLLAGDPLNVTQTADGVILKLRPQGQDETDRVIVLTLPK